CGCAGACCCTGCAATTCATGCACGGCCCGGAAATGGTCGCTCATCCCAAAACCGCTTATGGTGTTCTGGAAGGGAATCCTTTCCATGAAGCCGGTCTGGAGATCATGGCCAAAGCCGGTGCCGACTTTATCGTCAACGTGACCCTGGATACCGACAAACAGGTGACCGGGGTTTTTTCCGGCGATCCGGTCAAGGCCCATCTGGAAGGGGTTGAGTTTCTGTCCCGCCACTGTATCAAAACCCTGGATCAGCCCCTTGATTTTGTGATCACCACCAATGCCGGAGCGCCCCTCGACTGTAACCTGTACCAGACTGCCAAAGGGTTGTCCGGGGTTGCCGGTGCCACCAAAAAAGGGGGCGTCATTCTGATTGCCAGCCAGTGTCCGGAAGGTTTCGGGAGTGCCGAGTATCGCCAGGTTTTCAATTACGCAACCAGCCCCGAAGCGTTTGTCGAACAGCTCATGAACAAGGACTTTTTCATTCTCGATCAATGGTGTGCCCAGGAAACCTATCAGGTCAGACTCAAGAACGAGATCTGGATTCACACCGACGGGATCGACCCGGCCACGTTACAGCAATTTCATTTTCAACCCGTTGCCGATTTGGAAGCAGCGCTTGCCCGGCTTTTGGAACGCTTCGGCCAGCATGCCCGCTGGGCCATTGTTCCCGACGGGCCTCTGTTGATTCTCAGGGTTGCTTGAGACTCATCCCCATTCGAAAGGAAACCTCTCCATGTCCAAGGAAACTTCAGCAACTCCAGTGCCGAGCTGCGCCGTTTGTTCGGTCGCTGTCCCAGAGCGTTTTTGTCGCCAGGAAAAAGGGCGCGCACCGGCCAATTGCCCCTCCACCCGTTCGCCCGAGCTGATTCGGGAGTCTCTGGAGATTCTCAAGGCTCATCCCGAGGTGCTTGAGTTTGCCCGCCAGGCATCCATCCAGGAAGCCGAAGGTTACGGCGATCGCGACAAAGGCTATGCCCAAGTCAGACCCATCAAGCCGAGAATTCAGGAAACCGTCGAGTTTGCCCGCAAGATGAAGTTCAAGCGGATCGGTCTGGTGTTTTGCCTTGGCATGCGTAAGGAGGCTGAAATCATTAATAAAATATTTACTGATAATGGTTTTGAAACCGTCTCGGTGATGTGCAAGGCCGGGGCGGTTTCGAAAGAAGAGATCGGTCTGCTTCGTGAACAGCAGATCAATCCGGACGACTTTGAGTCTATGTGCAATCCTATTTTGCAAGCATTGGCCGCCAACCACCATGAAACCGAAATGAACGTTATTTTCGGCCTCTGCGTCGGTCATGATGCCCTGTTTTTAAAGTATGCCACCGCTTACAATACCGTGCTGGCCAGCAAGGACCGGCTGCTGGCGCACAATCCTCTGGCAGCCATCTATCAGTATGAGGGCTACTTCCGTTACCTGCAGGGAGAACTCTGAATCGGTTTGGGGGCTGAGGGGAGATTGGCTGGTGCTCCAGTTTTCTCTCCAACAGGAAGGCTGCTGTGTTGTGCGGCCTTCCTGCGCATGATCCGTCCTCAGCAATCCCGTCCCCGGTGTGACTTCTGCTGGTTCTTGGTACTCCTTGCACAGCAGTTTTGATCGTATGTTCATTTACTTAATTCACCTCTTTGTTTTGAACGCTCCTTAATAATTGAACGACAAATTCATTAATAAGTGAATTTAGCATCATCTCACTTTGTTTTTGAGGTGTTTGCAGCAGCACGGTGCCGTGCTTGGGGAGGATCGACTTTCAGGATTCTCCGTCACGCTACTGGCTGGTCCGAAGATTGAAA
This genomic window from Pelobacter seleniigenes DSM 18267 contains:
- the larA gene encoding nickel-dependent lactate racemase gives rise to the protein MKQVKLKYGTDGILMKFPETPNFQGVLYPDASAPLADPQTALRDSLANPIASPALRELTRGRQDAVIVISDITRPVPNQLLLPEIIGELAEAGLSADKITILVATGIHRPNEGAELERLVGKEIAGRYRVINHLSQQQDDMELVGHIAGGVPAYVNKHYLHADLKILTGFIEPHMWAGFSGGRKSILPGISSAQTLQFMHGPEMVAHPKTAYGVLEGNPFHEAGLEIMAKAGADFIVNVTLDTDKQVTGVFSGDPVKAHLEGVEFLSRHCIKTLDQPLDFVITTNAGAPLDCNLYQTAKGLSGVAGATKKGGVILIASQCPEGFGSAEYRQVFNYATSPEAFVEQLMNKDFFILDQWCAQETYQVRLKNEIWIHTDGIDPATLQQFHFQPVADLEAALARLLERFGQHARWAIVPDGPLLILRVA
- a CDS encoding DUF1847 domain-containing protein; protein product: MSKETSATPVPSCAVCSVAVPERFCRQEKGRAPANCPSTRSPELIRESLEILKAHPEVLEFARQASIQEAEGYGDRDKGYAQVRPIKPRIQETVEFARKMKFKRIGLVFCLGMRKEAEIINKIFTDNGFETVSVMCKAGAVSKEEIGLLREQQINPDDFESMCNPILQALAANHHETEMNVIFGLCVGHDALFLKYATAYNTVLASKDRLLAHNPLAAIYQYEGYFRYLQGEL